In Miscanthus floridulus cultivar M001 chromosome 19, ASM1932011v1, whole genome shotgun sequence, the DNA window tctctttacgttactatcctggcttaggattccactacgcaccggtgcctctggaggtctccgttgaacatgtccaaaccatctcaaccggtgttggacaagcttttcttcaattggtgctacccctaatctatcacgtatatcatcgttccgaactcgatcccttcttatatgaccgcaaatccaacgcggcatacgcatttccgcgacacttatctgttgaacatgtcgtcttttcatatAACAACATGCTGCACCATGAGTGGAGCTCTTTTCGTAGGCCTTTTGGAGGCCAGACACTTACAACATATTCTGTCCCTGTATGAAGAAGCCTCAGGCCAGATGATAAATAAGGATAAAAGTGCTGTGATGTACAGCAGTAACACCCCAACGAATGTGAAAATGCAAATAATGGCTGAATTGAGCATTACACATATTACACAGAATGAGAAGTATTTGGGGCTGCCTGTCCATATTGGAAAATCAAGGAAATCAGCCTTTGAATATATCAAGCAAAAGATTtgggctcgaattcaaggatggcagGAGAAATTATTATCCAAGGCGGGAAAAGAAATTCTCATCAAGGCGGTTGCTCAAGCAATACCAACATATGCCATGTCATGCTTCGATCTCACAAAGGGCCTGTGTGATGAGCTGAGTTCAATAATTGGCCAATACTGGTGGAGCCAACAGGATAAAGAGAATGAAATACATTGGGTTGGATGGCAAAAAAAGACGAGATCAAAGGCAATGGGTGGATTGGGGTTCAGGGATCTACATGCTTTTCAACTTAGCTATGCTAGCAAGGCAAGGATGGCGCCTTCTTACCCAACCTGATACATTGTGTGCTCGAGTTATGTAGGCCAAGTACTACCCTGATGGTAGACTCCTAAAGACGGAAGCAAAGGATGGCATTTCATATACTTGGAGTAGCATACTAAAAGGAGTGGAGCTCCTGAAAGAAGGGCTAATCTGGAGAATCGGAGACGGAAGTTCGGTTGATATCTGGGAAGACCCATGGATCCCGAGAGGTGAAACCAAAAGAGTTATCACTCTCACCAAGGTAGCTGACCTACTCGACCCAGGTACAGGAATTTGGGACACTCACTGATTCGGGACATTTTTGTGAAGGAAGATGTAGATTATCTTGTCAATTCCTATCTTTGATGATATGGAAGACATGGTAGCCTGGCATGCCGACGCAAAAGGATGTTTCTCTGTAAAATCGGCATATATGCTAGCAATCAAGAGGCGGGATCATTTAAGAAATGTTGACACTTCATCCTCAACTTACCAGCAAGGCAACAATATGTGGAAGAACATTTGGAGGTTGAGAGTAACAAATAAGATTAAAATGTTCTTATGGAGATTAGCCCTTAATAGTCTCCCTGTCAAAATGAACATTGCTAGGCGAGGGATAAAATTGGATACTATTTGTCCAATGTGTTGGCGTCTCGATGAGGACTGCGGGCACCTCTTTTTCAAATGCAAAAGTGCAAAGCAGGTTTGGAGAAGTATGAATCTGGAAGATGTGAGATTAACATTGGCACGTCATAGGTCGGCTATAGAAGTAATGGATGGCATCctagctctcaaggaagaaataAAATTGAAAGTAGTCATACTGCTATGGTGCTGGTGGGATGCTCGTAATAAATTAGATCAAGGGGGAAGTCGAAGATCCACTGAAGAAATCTCCAGCTCTATTACATATCATTgtgtgaagggcgggcctggtgcaagcggtagagtcttaccgcttgtgaccggaaggtcccgggttcgagtcgcggtctcctcgcattgcacaggcgagagtaagacttgccactgacacccatccctagaccccgcacagagcgggagctccctgcactgggtacgcctttTATTACATATCATTGTGTTAATATGGAGAAGCTGAAGCTATCCTCACCTCCCCCACCTCCCAGGCCTTCATTCCAAAAACAAAAATGGCAGCCACCACCAGAAAACATGTACAAGATAAATTGTGATGGTGCATTTATCCAGGACACTAAAAAGGGAGGCTGGGGATGTATCATTGCATCACGTATCAAATGTCCTTCATGCTGAAAGTTTAGCATGTTTAAATGGGCTACAACTTGCTTCTTCTCTTGGCATGCAGAGTGTGCTTCTGGAAACTGACGCTCAAATTTTGGCTTCGGCTTTAACGTCTACTAGCTGTGATCGTTCTGAATTGGGAATGATCATCAGAGAGATTAAGACTAGAATGAATTTTGATTTCCTTTGCTGTAAAATTTCTAAGTGCTCCAGGGATTGTAATTCAATTGCTGATGTATTAGCCTCCTATGGAGCTGTCTTAGATGCTGGTGAGTCTAGTCTGTAGCTGGACCAAGCACCGAACTTTCTATTATCAATGGTTTCTGGCGAGTTGCCAGGAGCTGTTTAATCTATGGAAACATGTTttccatttcaaaaaaaaaaaagaacgatCTTCCAGACAATGACTTCAGCAGCGTTGCAAAGCGCTTGGTTGCATTCCAAAAGGATGCCGCAAGTTTCGGCCCTGTTTTGACTGCTATTGTACCTGGTTCATTCTACAAGAGGCTCTTTATCAGTAGCTCCTTGCATATAGTTCTTGCATCGAACAGTGTGCATTGGCTGTCGGAGGTAACCACTTTAGTCAGGCCTGCCTGTCCATTCTCGCTTCACCTGTTCCTGTTGTCTTACATTTGCAGTAACTAAAAGGCACCTGAAGATATAAGAAAGAATGGGATCCCTATGTACGACTGCGATGAGGGTCTCAGGCAAGCAAGGCGCCCACTGGTGCTTGAGGCCTATGCTAGCTCGGTAGTTCAGGAAGGATTTCATGCTGTTCTTGAACTTGAGAGCTCAAGAGTTTAGTCCCTGGGGGGCAGATGGTGATCTCCTTACCAGGCCACTGTTCCAGTGACAGTACATGCCAGTCAAATCTACTACGCGATGGTACAGCTTTTATGCTGAACGACATGGCATCAAGGGTATGTTAGTTTTCGCCTCTTCGGCGTGCCTTTAACTTGCAGCTGTACTAATCTCAAGAGTCAAGAGACAttattttcattttctttcggCTAATGCTTACTTTCATTCATTAGCAGGGTGTCATCGACAGAGAAAAGCTAGACTCGTTCTACTTACCCATGTATGGCCCTTCTGATAAGGAGCTAAGAGAAATCATCCAAGATGAGGGCTCCttcatgatcaacaagatacTGGCCCGTGATGTCATTAGTGACATGGACAAAAAAAAAAGCTCCATGACCCCAAAGATGGTAGCTCTCGCAACTAGAGCTGCGTACGAACCAATGATCACGCAGCACTTCGGGTCGCAGGGACAAGTGGTGGAAGAGTTTGAGAGAACCGTCGAGTGGCACGTGAGTGCAGGCACCAGGCAGCCCGGAGGCTGCTTCTCCGGGCTTTATCCTATATATGTGTGTCTCTCGAAAAGAAGGTATAATGGGTGCTTTTTGTCTAATGCTTTGGCCTTTGAGTGTCAGCAGACAATTTGCACACACAAAAAAACATTTCAGTTGCTTATGGGAAATATGTTCTAAAGAAAAGGAACAGTCTACGGTTCTACTTCTACCTGAGTAGAGCGGTGATAAGCTTGCGTTCTGTGCCGCAGGCATTTGCTTCAGTGGACGTGCGCACAGATGCGTGTGGCCACTGGCCTGAAACACATACACATGCAAACAAACATTTGATTTAATGGTCACCATAACAAACACATAATGCATTTTAGCATTTTTGAATGCACATTTGGTACAGATATGAGGTTTTCGCACATGCAGCGTTTTCGCACATGCAGCATTCAATGCCATAACTTGTATTGGTGCTCCTTTCATTTTGACCTCTAGGTCATATTAACCGTCCAATGTACATCATGTGACAGAATgcatgttttgttttcaaaagtgGATTCTCCACTGGCAGTCTAGCTCTTCAGCAATGATTCTATAAACAAGCTATTTACTACAGAGATGTCTGTTGACCATTTGCCTAATCTTCATCTTTATCTCCAATAGCATACCCTTGCTGTTGGTTCCAGCAATCCAGTTTGTGTCTGATGAAGTGGAATGTTTCGATATCAATAGTAGAAAACCCTAAGGTGGTAATGAGCATTGCCAACTAGGGTCTCCCTCTTTTCCATATAGACTTTGCAGTCGGCATGACTGCTCCTTTATCAGATTATATGTTGAGGGACGATCCCGTGCCACCATGGAAAAGTTATCATGATACATCTGCGTGCCTTCAACCATCAACTGCCAAATAAGAGCGCCACCTCCTGCCTGCAGCTTTTTTGCTGAATTGTATAGTTTATCATAAACAACTTTTAGAAGAGTGTCTCCATCAACTGTGCTGTTAGCTTCTGCATGTTGGAGGTAACCTACTTCAGAAAACAGGACAGGCTTTCTCAAGACGTATTCACTGTCATTCAAGTGTGAATCAACCCAGACAGAAAGGTACTTGACTTTTTCTTCCATACTTGCCTTTGGTAGCCTGGAAAAAAGGTGCATCAATGACATGGTACAATTAAAATTATTCAGTACAGAAAATGGAATGATACAGACCAGCTATCAGGATAAGCATGAACCGAGGCAAAATCAATATCTTTGACAGCTGAGTTCTGTATGAAGTCAGAGCAGAGTGAAGCTGCCCAGTCTCCAGGATTTACACCCAGCCTCTCACCTCTCCCAGGGCCATAAAATCCTTCAATACCAACTGTAATGAGATGCTTTGTGTCCAAACTCTTAATATATGCAGCCATTTCTTCTATCCAAGCCTGCAAATTAACTCCAGGTTTAATTATAAGGAATTAATGATTTCATATGCCCACTTTATAAGCAAAGGGTGTCTTCAAATAGTACGCTACCTGAATATGAGGACCCGATGAATTAGATACAcatctaggctcattcatgagtTCCCAAGCAAATATAGCAGGTTCATCACAATATTTGATTCCACTGTAAGAGTTTCTTCTGGTTAATATTGCCTGTCAATAACAATAATGTAGCTTTGAGATGAAATAATGGGATTTCTTTGCCAGAAATAGTGAAACGGCTAAAAGCTATCTCAACAGGTTAGATTGGAGAAAATACAATCTTCTTAAATAGGCACTGAAGCGATTAGTGTTTTTTACAGTGGATAGCATAAAGCAACAATCTTCTTAAATAGACAATGAAGCGAAAAAGTGTTTTTTACAGTGGACAGCGTAAAGCAACACTAGAACACAACATGCCAAACATGACGGTATGGCAAAAGGTTAATAAAACAAGTATAAAGTTTCAATGTGTTAGCCTGAATGATCTTTATTTAAAGAAGAGGATCAAACATGTGTGCGTCAAGGGGTAGTAATTCATTAATATGGACATTTCATAACACTGGTCTTGCATAATTAAGTTCAATGGCTAGATGGGTAAGAAAATAGGAGTACAGAAGCTATATTGGCATATTTAGTATAATTGCACCCTCTATGCTGTTCACTGCATAGACACAACCATCACAGCAAACATTTTAATGCAGGCCACAACTCAGGATCCACTAAGGGCACCTCCAACGGTGATTTATGAGCTAGCTCTAAGCATATTATTTcatatttcatattttaatagaagagaagAAAAGTTATCTCTTGATCAAGAGTTAGTCTCATGCGCACACTTCAAGATCATGTGAGATTCTCATGTGGGGCTCGGAAAAGCAAGACCGCATGTATATGTGGCCGCACGGGCTATCTCAGCCATCGTTCTCCTCTGCAACACGAATCTTCAAgcatctcttctctctctctcctctactGACGGCGTCGATAGCACGGCCGCCCATGGCCTCCCAAGACGACGCCACGCCACACCCCGGTAGCTGCAGCTCCGGCGTCGCCCCGGCCTTCGCAGCGCCTGACCGCCGGCCCTGGCCTCCGCTCGACGACCCCAGCCTTCGCCGCCCTCGTCTCCAGTGCACGGCGGCGGCCTCCCCACCCAGCCCGGACCCCAGCACGCGCGGCGACAGGCTCCCGCCCGGCCCCCAATGGCATCGTGCACGATCGTgcctcaccccccccccccccccccccccccagcccaGATAGGCCATGCGGCCACAAGGGGATGCGAAAAATCCACTCTTATGTGGCGCTATTCATATTAGAGCTATGTGATAAAAGTTAGTACCATAAGAGAAGTTATCTTAAAGCTATTCATTATCTCATACTGTTGAGGGTGCCCTAAACCAATGTTGAAATGGTAAGTCAGATGCACTCATCTAATAAGCTATCGAGTTGAGAGTGTCAATACTTTGTATTTCTTTACCCAGAGCAACACTATTCTCATATGAAACACATTTATTTGATATTTAATCCTGTTGCTGCCACTACAATAAGAATCATGACTTGCAGCAAAAATCAGTATCAGACAATAGAAACTACGACTCATTGCAGTGTCACTCTGATAATATCATCTTAAATTCTTAATATTGACATATTGTGCAAACATGTTTTGGTTAAAATTTGTTATATTGCAAAAGCCCATTAATAAAGTAACCGACAAAAAATACAGTGAATATAAAACTAATATAAGCATGGTAGCacagtaaaaaaataaaaaatatatatgtttATAATACATGACGATTACCTTTACATACTCCATGTAGTAACCTTTAATAGTTGGGTGAGAGAAAAAGGAATCCGTAGAATTTGTCACATTAGCACCAGCTGCTTGTGCCCACTGAACATACTGAGCCTTCCCTCCAAAGTTATCAAGATTGTTGACAAGGCATAGAATCAATCTAACATGATTTCTTCGGGCCTCATATATCACATAATCCAGCATctacaaaaataaaaataaaaactatacacTTCACAGATGCCTAAAGCCAGTCAAAAAGAAGTACAAACATTTGAGAAAGGGACAAAGTCTAGAAATTGTAGCTAGCCAGGATGTAAACAAATTGTACTTCAAAAAGCTCCTAAATATAGTTGATATTCTACCCCCATTGTGCAAGCATTTGAAACTTCAACTCATTCTTAACCAAGGAAATATAAACTGGTTGTTTCCTCAAATGACTGTAAGTAAGCTAGTGATATTGCTCAAGTCCTGTAATTATTAATCCATCGATTTAAACAGTCACCAATTGTTGGAAATTGTCATTTAATTATTTAACATTATTAAGAGACCATTTATTGTATATAACTATATTTGCATCATTTACCCTAGTAAAATAATAATATGCAAAGACATCCAGTGACTGAAATATCAACTTCACTAACTAATGTTTACCCTTTTTCCTCTTTGGTGCATAGCATAGTTGTTGAGATTGTCAAAGGACAGGAATGTTGAAGCTTGCAAAAATTAATAAGAACATTACAGATTGGGATAGTGCACATTCAGAAGCGATTCAAACTACTTGGACCTGTTAAACGTATTAGGTGCTTTTCTTCAAATTTGTTGAGGTTCTTTTCGTCGCACAAAATTATGCCAATAAGATTCGTACAATCACCAAAAACATTGTAGTCCAATGGATGTAACTGTTATCTGGTTTGTTAGTAACCGATTGAATTTGTAAGATAGGTTATCAAACAAGGTTACTCCAATCAGCTTATGCGTGTCATGATCATGATACCAAAGCATTCCGGTAAGTCACAATGTTCTCATGGTGTCATAACTAATAAGCCCATCGAGTGGCATCATCCACGTGCTTACACACGCACCTGTTTGGCTGTTTGTTAGTTACATTTCGACGTAACGTATGGTATGCTTTTGGCGCAGGAGAATCATTACAGGACATTCGTTAGTTAGATTCAGAAGGCGGAACCGGTTCTACTCTAACTGACAGTCAAAAACAAATTGCGCCGTCCGCCGTCCCGATAGCTTTTGTAGAGGGAAAGAGAAGGGAATGAAGACGGAGCAATCCGGACCTGGAAGACAGGCTCGCTGAACCGGCCTGGGGAGATCTGCAGCGCGCCGGGGCCACCGTCGCTGAACGCCCATGTGCGGCAGACCGTCAGCCCCATGCGGCGGCCGCGGCGCAGCATCTCGGCGGACAACGCGGGGGACCGGGCCGAGAGGAGCCAGTACGAGTTCCAGCCGTTGACGTAGATCGGCGCGCCCGTGACGGCGTCGACGAAGTGGGTGCCGGCGCGGCCCACGAAGGACATCGGCGGCTGCAGCCATGGCATGGGGAGCTTGAACCCACCGGGGCCGCCGGCGGAGGAGGGGCCGCGGCCCGGGAGCCAGTTCAGGTAGGCCAGGGCCAGGAGGAGCAAGACGCCCAGGAGGCTGTGCATGCGCGTCCCCCTCCACATTggtcggccgccgccgccgcccacgcgGCGCAGTTGGATGTCGGGATTTTCGCGGTGTTTTGGCCGCGTTTTCGCGTGGTTCCGGGGCCCCTTTGCGTTGCGGCCGCCTCAGGCACTGGAGGAAGCGAAACGAGTCGACTAGCTAAGCTGCTCACAGCTTCGGAGGCGTCGGTGACGCTATCACGCGGACGCCGGCGCGCAGGGACTGTTCTGGGCTCCGTCCGGGCAGCTGACGGACGATCCGGATCGATCCGTGGGCGGCTGGAGCTCCAATCGTTTGTTTTGAGAGAATTTACtatggagcaaaaaaaaaaattcctcCTTCTAAGACATTCTCGAAATCGGAATTTCTTATTAGCATCTAATTGAATTTTGACTCTTGtagccattaaaaaagatgatctaatcgtctatgtccctaaaaagttcgatctatcgtcagtgtccaagctcgaaaaacttttctCTCTCACACCATTCTGTCTGCCTTCTATTTGATTTGCGCCGTTTGGCTGTCCTGACGAGTGGGGTCCACTGCGGCAAATGACCTCAGTTGCCCCTTGCCGTTGGAATTTGAGGTGGAGGCCATGTTGACCGGTATTGACCGCTCTCACTCTCCTCATCTGGCTCGACTCCTCCACTCCCTTCGCTCCCTCCTCTATCCCATCACCGAAACCCAAACCCTAGCAGCGATTGTGGGTGGTGGCGTCGGGCGACTGAGCATTAGCGGGCTGCGGCGGCTGAGGGGAGACAAGAATCCCATCCCTGGTTGCGGCGGGGCATGGGATAGTGGAGCAAGGGAGGTACCGTGGGCAGCTTGGATTGGCGGCGCATGGCAGCGAACATGGCGGCGGTCGAGCGCCCTTCATGGTTTCGAGACGGGTGAGTTCCTCTTCTCCTTCGCTTGCTTGTTCGTGGTGATTGTGGAGAGCTAGGATTGTTGTTGCTTGCTCTTGCTAGTTTGTTTTCCCCTTTGTGATTGTTGTTGTTCATCTGTAGGATGGACTCAATTAGTAGCTACAATCTAGAGTTTTGGATTATTGCTGAAAATATGCGTGGGGGGAAGTGGTATGGCGTGAGTGAAGTTGTGGATGCTGATCGTGCAAACTACATAAATGTGGTTGAAGGTATTGTGGATAAGTATCCTGGGCGCTATGGGGATACTTACAGTGTGTTTTACTGGTGCCATGACACAAAGATGAACACCCCCCTCATCAATGACCATGACTTAGTTGAAATGTTTGCCAAAAAAAAGCTTCCAAGTGTTGTTGGATGAGTTTAGCCTACTATAAATTCAACATTGTGCCTCCTGTCATCCCTTCTTGGGATCCAATTACTGAGCAATCTATTGAACCACCCATCACTCCTTCAATGGCCACTCCTTCCATTGCCTGTCCTTCCAATGCACCTCCTAGCATTGCAGAATCAACCCAGACACAGAGCACATCATGTGCAGATGATGACATTCTGGCAAACCCAAACCTAGAGAATGAGCATATGGGTGTTGATGATGAAGGTTTGTACCTTGACCTTCCACCACCTCCAAAGCCACAGCAACCAACACCTCCAGAAGATAAGATCCAAACTGCCACCACTAAAAGGTGTCCAAGTCTAAAGCCAGCTGAATCTGAAACTGAGAGTGATAGTCCAAAGCCAGCTGAATCTGAAACTAAGAGTGATGCTAGTTCAGGGTCTGATGATGAGTTTGATCCTGAAATGGACCCTGATGAGGCAGATGAAATGGTTAAGGACCATGAGCCTGACTACATGGCACCTCTTGAGTATGACAAAAAGAACCCCCCATGTGTGTTGGAAGCATGTATCCAGACATGTTTGAATTTAAGATGGCTTTAGCTACTCATGCTGCAATAAAAGAGAATCGATATTTCATTCAGAAGAGTGATACAGGAAGGTACCGAGTGTACTGCCTCTGGAGGAATGAAGGTTGCCCTTGGAGAATCCATGCATCAACCATGAGGGATGGCAAAACAATTCAGGTGATTTCCTCTTCTAAGTTCTAATTGGTGCTTCCATTGTTATATATTCAAACTTGGTGTTTTCATTGATGTTTGCATGTTGTTTTCATTGGCAGGTTAAGAAGAATCCATCTATCCATGAATGTCAGAGCCAGAAGAGGACTGGTGTTCCTGTAGGCTGCACCAAGTATTGGGTTTGTGAAAGAGTTATTGACTGGTTGAAAGAAGATGGGACTTTGGGTACTACTGAGTTGATTAAGAAACTCAAGGATCATTTCAAAGTGGAGATGCCCTATATGAGAGTGTACTATGGTAAGAATCTTGCTATGGACAAGCTTTATGGGCCATGGGATAAGAGTTTTGACAACCTGTACAGATTCAAGGCATAGATAGAGAGTGAGAGTCCTGGGTCAATGGTTGTGATTAATAACCACATAATAAACAACAAGCTCAGGTTCAACAGGCTTTTTTCAATGAAGGCTTGTGTTGATGGATTCCTTAGTGGTTGTAGGCCCTATTTGGCAATAGATAGCACTTTCTTGTATGGTAGGTTCAGGGGCCAGTTGTGCATAGCATGTGTAGTTGATGGGCACAACTGGATGTATCCGGTTGCTGTAGGTGTCATAGATTCAAAAACCAATGAGAACTGGGTGTGGTTTATGGAGAGGCTTAAAGAAGCAATAGGCACCCCAGATGGTCTCTGCATAAGCACAGACTGTGGATAGGCAGTGATGCATGGGGTCAGTGAGGTTTTTCCAGAAGCAGAACATAGAGAGTGCATGTACCACCTTGTACAGAATTTTAAGAAGAGATACAATGGCAAAATTTTTGATGATCATCTTTGGGCAGCTTCTTATTCTTGGTCTGAGTACTGGTTTGACATCCATTATAATACAATGGCTAAAGCCAAACCAGAGGCTATGAAGTATCTGTTACAGACTCACAAGAAGTTGTGGACTAGGAGCCAGTACCTATTTGGCAGCAAGGTTGACTATGTAACAAACAACATGGCAGAGTCCTTCAATAAGTGGATAAAGAAAGACAAAGGCAAGCACCTTGATGACTTGCTGGATACTTTTAGGCAGAAGTTGTTGATTAAATGGAATATGAGGAAAAAAGTTGCAAACAAGTTTGAAGGGAAGATCCTACCTCATATTGTTAAGAAGTTGAGGGAGGATAGCTACAACTTAGACATTGATGTCATTACTAAAAGTGATGGAGTTGCAGAAGTATGTGCCAAGGGGAGCAGTGACAATGCATTCAGGTTTGTGGTGAACTTAAGACAGAGGACATGTGTATGCAAAGTGTGGCAAGGGACTGGATTACCTTGTAGGCATGCTATTGCCTACATCACCTCAATTCTAGGAGGCTATTGCCTACATCACCTCAATTCTAGGAGCAAAGCTAGAGGACTATGTAGATGACTGCTACTCAGTTGAGAAGTTCAGAGCTGCATATGGAGGTGTGATCCCATCCATTCCAGACAAGTCCATGTGGCCCAAAGCCACACATGGATTTTTATGCACCCTCCTCTATTGAAGTCCACAGCTGGAAGAAGCAAGCACAGGCACAAAGGAGCACTAGAAGGAGGTAGCAGGAAGAAGATAAAGAGGCATGAGTGCCCTATATGTCATCAGTTAGGGCACCACTGGCACACCTGCAAAAATAGTGATCCAGCAGACATAGCTGCAGTGGAACAGCAAAGGTAAATATCATGACTTGTTTCATCAAGCTCTTTCATTACATTGTAATATTGGCTAACTTTTGCTTCATGTTGCCTGCAGGGGTCTCCcaaagaagaggcagaagaaaGCAGCTTTAGCTAACACAGAGACAAGCATTGTTGTTGCTAGACAACCTATTGGGATGATTTACCCACCAAATGAGGCTATGGATAATGCAGTACCCTAGAAAAGGAAGAGAAAGACTTCATCTGCATCAAGTGTCAAGAAAAGTAAGGCCTCATCTACAAGTGCATCAGCTTCAACTGGCAGGTATGGTTgtatgcatctttttcatttcattagTACTACTTTGTGACTGTTTGTTTACTTCATGAAGATCTGGAACTAGATCTAATGAACCTGTTCCTCTCCAAACTGTGTTCCTAGCCCCTAACCCTGCCAGCACTGAAGCAACAGACAGTGCCACAGTGATGGCACCACTGAAGGAGCAGGAGTCTGTCCAGGTTGCCAGTCCTCCAAGGAAGAAAATTGCTGTCAAGAAGAAGCTTACACCAAGAAAGGATGTATGCCGAGTTACAACTGGCCCTTCTAGCCCAGCTGCAAATACCAGAGGCAAGAAGAACCTATAGCTTGGTTAAAGCACAGGTGACTCCTCAATAGCCTTTTGCTTGGTAAACCTGAGAACATGTTGGTGATGAAAACTTGTCTTTTTGTGGGATGAAAACTTGTTGGAAAACTTGGTTAAAGCACAGGTTTTTGCTTTGTTGAAAACCTAAGACAATGTTTGTGATGTGATGATTTCCTGTGATGTAATGTTGGTGAAATGAACTGAACTAAACAATGTTGGTGATAATTTCCTGTGATGTTATGTAATGTTTGGACAAGTTAATGCTAGTTTCATCCAGTTTGGACTAATTTGATGTTGTTGATGTCATTTTGGTTCATGGTTAAGCATTGTTGTGGTCTAAAATGCTATTGCAACCTTCATTCATTGATTGTTCATCCATACATGCATAAACATACAATGGCAAACACACACACACCTACTTCTTCATTATTGCATACATGGCAAGAAATATTGCTAGATCAGCTTCTTAATCCATTTAAGCTGCTGCATAACCCCATCTGCCCTGTCTTGAACTCCACCTCTGCCAGCAGCCTGGAAAGCTTCATTCATGTTGGCCACTTGAGCTAAAGCTGTTGTAGGTGCTGCTGCCACTGCCTGCATAGCCACTGGATCCATTGCCTGTATAGGCAAAGGAGTAGCATAGCCAGCTTATGATGGAGTGACATCCATCTCATCCTTCCACCTCCAGAATTGGCACCCACCAGCCTGAGCACCAGATTATTAGAAGAGCGCTCTTATTAGAACCACGAGCACAGATTAGAAGAACAAAAGCATAGCGTgaacaaagaagagagacaaacCGAGAAGTAGGGACACTTGTGGAAGATATGACTGGTGTTCTTCTCTGTCCTCGCGGTGAAGCGATTGGCCAGCACTCTACAGTTGGGG includes these proteins:
- the LOC136528885 gene encoding mannan endo-1,4-beta-mannosidase 6-like translates to MWRGTRMHSLLGVLLLLALAYLNWLPGRGPSSAGGPGGFKLPMPWLQPPMSFVGRAGTHFVDAVTGAPIYVNGWNSYWLLSARSPALSAEMLRRGRRMGLTVCRTWAFSDGGPGALQISPGRFSEPVFQMLDYVIYEARRNHVRLILCLVNNLDNFGGKAQYVQWAQAAGANVTNSTDSFFSHPTIKGYYMEYVKAILTRRNSYSGIKYCDEPAIFAWELMNEPRCVSNSSGPHIQAWIEEMAAYIKSLDTKHLITVGIEGFYGPGRGERLGVNPGDWAASLCSDFIQNSAVKDIDFASVHAYPDSWLPKASMEEKVKYLSVWVDSHLNDSEYVLRKPVLFSEVGYLQHAEANSTVDGDTLLKVVYDKLYNSAKKLQAGGGALIWQLMVEGTQMYHDNFSMVARDRPSTYNLIKEQSCRLQSLYGKEGDPSWQCSLPP